The proteins below are encoded in one region of Saccopteryx leptura isolate mSacLep1 chromosome 1, mSacLep1_pri_phased_curated, whole genome shotgun sequence:
- the PIAS4 gene encoding E3 SUMO-protein ligase PIAS4 isoform X1, with translation MAAELVEAKNMVMSFRVSDLQMLLGFVGRSKSGLKHELVTRALQLVQFDCSPELFKKIKELYETRYAKKSSEPISQPHRPLDPLTMHSTYDRASTVPRTPLTGPNIDYPVLYGKYLNGLGRLPAKTLKPEVRLVKLPFFNVLDELLKPTELVPQNNEKLQESPCIFALTPRQVELIRNSRELQPGVKAVQVVLRICYSDTSSPQEDQYPPNIAVKVNHSYCSVPGYYPSNKPGVEPKRPCRPINLTHLMYLSSATNRITVTWGNYGKSYSVALYLVRQLTSSELLQRLKTIGVKHPELCKALVKEKLRLDPDSEIATTGVRVSLICPLVKMRLSVPCRAETCAHLQCFDAVFYLQMNEKKPTWMCPVCDKPAPYDQLIIDGLLSKILSECEDADEIEYLVDGSWCPIRAEKERSCSPQCPILVLGTSDTNGLLSSPSINGGGGSMLGGSGGGGSTVGNIENGKPGADVVDLTLDSSSSSEEEEEEEDDEEDEDEDGPRPKRRCPFQKGLVSAC, from the exons AACATGGTGATGAGTTTTCGAGTCTCAGATCTTCAGATGCTCCTGGGTTTCGTCGGCCGGAGTAAGAGTGGACTTAAACACGAACTTGTCACCCGGGCCCTCCAGCTAGTCCAGTTTGACTGTAGCCCTGAGTTGTTCAAGAAGATCAAGGAGCTCTATGAAACACGCTATGCCAAGAAGAGCTCGGAGCCCATCTCCCAGCCTCACCGGCCCTTGGACCCCCTGACCATGCACTCAACCTACGACCGGGCCAGCACAGTGCCCAGGACTCCCCTCACAGGCCCCAACATTGACTACCCTGTGCTCTATGGCAAGTACTTAAATGGACTCGGACGGTTACCTGCTAAGACCCTCAAGCCAGAAGTGCGCCTGGTGAAGCTGCCCTTCTTTAACGTGCTAGATGAATTACTGAAACCTACCGAACTGG TTCCACAGAATAATGAGAAGCTTCAAGAGAGCCCATGCATCTTTGCGTTGACGCCCAGACAGGTGGAGCTGATCAGGAACTCCAG AGAACTGCAGCCTGGGGTCAAGGCCGTGCAGGTCGTCCTAAG AATCTGTTATTCAGATACCAGCAGCCCTCAGGAGGACCAGTACCCACCCAACATTGCTGTGAAGGTCAACCACAGCTACTGCTCAGTCCCG GGCTATTACCCCTCGAATAAACCTGGAGTGGAGCCCAAAAGGCCCTGTCGCCCTATCAACCTCACCCACCTCATGTACCTGTCGTCTGCCACCAACCGCATCACCGTGACCTGGGGGAACTACGGCAAG AGTTACTCGGTGGCCTTATATTTGGTGCGGCAACTGACCTCCTCAGAGCTGTTGCAGAGGTTGAAAACCATCGGGGTCAAGCATCCGGAGCTGTGCAAGGCACTGG TTAAAGAGAAGCTTCGCTTGGACCCCGACAGTGAGATCGCTACCACTGGTGTGCGGGTCTCCCTCATCTGCCCA ctGGTGAAAATGCGGCTGTCTGTGCCCTGCCGGGCAGAGACCTGCGCCCACCTGCAGTGCTTCGATGCTGTCTTCTACCTTCAGATGAATGAAAAGAAGCCTACCTGGATGTGCCCCGTGTGCGATAAACCAGCCCCCTACGACCAGCTCATCATAGATGG GCTCCTCTCCAAGATCCTGAGTGAGTGCGAGGATGCTGATGAAATTGAGTACCTGGTAGATGGCTCATGGTGCCCAATCCGCGCCGAGAAGGAGCGCAGCTGCAGCCCTCAGTGCCCCATCCTTGTGCTTG GCACTTCAGACACCAATGGGCTCCTATCCAGCCCCAGCAttaatggtggtggtggcagcatGCTTGGGGGCTCTGGAGGCGGGGGCAGCACAGTGGGCAACATTGAGAATGGGAAGCCAGGAGCTGATGTGGTGGACCTCACACTGGACagctcctcatcctcagaagaagaggaggaggaggaggacgatgAGGAGGATGAGGACGAGGATGGCCCCCGGCCCAAGCGCCGctgccccttccagaagggcCTGGTGTCGGCCTGCTGA
- the ZBTB7A gene encoding zinc finger and BTB domain-containing protein 7A isoform X1 produces MQVPPGESGTSDEHGQRTSPSICPPSRLWMATQVSVQKMAGGVDGPIGIPFPDHSSDILSGLNEQRTQGLLCDVVILVEGREFPTHRSVLAACSQYFKKLFTSGAVVDQQNVYEIDFVSAEALTALMDFAYTATLTVSTANVSDILSAARLLEIPAVSHVCADLLDRQILAADAGADAGQLDLVDQIDQRNLLRAKEYLEFYQSNPMNSLPPAAAAAAAAAASFPWSAFGASDDDLDATKEAVAAAVAAVAAGDCNGLDFYGPGPPAERPPAGDGDEGDSNPGLWPERDEDTPAGGLFPPPVAPPTAATQNGHYGRGGEEEVTSLSEAAPEPGDSPGFLSGTAEGEDGDGTEADGLAASTLLQQMMSSVGRAGSAAAGDSDEESRADDKGVVDYYLKYFSSAHDSDVYPAWSQKVEKKIRAKAFQKCPICEKVIQGAGKLPRHIRTHTGEKPYECNICKVRFTRQDKLKVHMRKHTGEKPYLCQQCGAAFAHNYDLKNHMRVHTGLRPYQCDSCCKTFVRSDHLHRHLKKDGCNGVPSRRGRKPRVRGGGLGGPDPSPGATVPPSAPAPPGSPEAQRNGQEKHFEDEDEMEVSPDGLSRLNVVGAGRGGGDGATETPADGSFAAGLA; encoded by the exons ATGCAGGTGCCACCTGGAGAATCTGGCACTTCTGATGAGCATGGCCAAAGGACCAGCCCCTCCATCTGTCCTCCCAGCAGGCTGTGGATGGCCACTCAG GTCTCGGTGCAGAAGATGGCCGGCGGCGTGGACGGCCCCATTGGGATTCCGTTCCCCGACCACAGCAGTGACATTCTGAGTGGGCTCAACGAGCAGCGGACACAAGGCCTACTGTGCGACGTGGTGATCTTGGTTGAGGGCCGCGAGTTTCCTACACACCGCTCAGTGCTGGCAGCCTGCAGCCAGTACTTCAAGAAGCTGTTCACGTCGGGTGCCGTAGTGGACCAGCAGAACGTGTACGAGATTGACTTTGTCAGTGCTGAGGCACTCACAGCCCTCATGGACTTCGCCTATACGGCTACGCTGACTGTCAGCACAGCCAATGTGAGTGACATCCTCAGTGCCGCCCGCTTGTTGGAGATCCCTGCTGTAAGCCACGTCTGCGCCGACCTCCTCGACAGGCAGATCCTGGCGGCCGATGCAGGCGCCGACGCCGGGCAGCTGGACCTGGTAGATCAGATTGATCAGCGAAACCTCCTCCGCGCCAAGGAGTACCTTGAGTTCTACCAGAGTAACCCCATGAACAGCCTGCCACCTGCAGCCGCTGCTGCAGCTGCCGCTGCTGCCAGCTTCCCATGGTCTGCTTTTGGTGCATCTGATGATGACCTGGACGCCACCAAGGAAGCTGTGGCTGCTGCTGTGGCTGCCGTAGCCGCGGGCGACTGCAATGGCTTGGACTTCTATGGGCCTGGTCCCCCAGCTGAGCGGCCCCCAGCTGGGGATGGGGATGAGGGCGACAGCAACCCAGGTCTGTGGCCAGAACGGGACGAGGACACTCCTGCTGGGGGCCTCTTTCCACCCCCTGTAGCCCCGCCGACTGCTGCCACGCAGAATGGCCACTATGgccggggtggggaggaggaagtgACCTCACTGTCAGAAGCAGCCCCGGAGCCAGGAGACTCCCCTGGCTTCCTGTCGGGAACAGCTGAGGGTGAGGATGGCGATGGGACCGAAGCAGACGGGCTTGCGGCCAGCACGCTACTACAACAGATGATGTCGTCGGTAGGCCGGGCAGGGTCGGCTGCGGCGGGGGACAGTGACGAGGAGTCGAGGGCAGACGACAAAGGCGTTGTGGACTACTATCTGAAGTACTTCAGCAGTGCCCATGACAGTGACGTCTACCCAGCTTGGTCGCagaaggtggagaagaagatccGGGCCAAGGCCTTCCAGAAGTGTCCCATCTGTGAGAAGGTCATCCAGGGTGCTGGCAAGCTGCCACGGCACATCCGGACCCATACTGGTGAGAAGCCCTATGAATGCAACATCTGCAAGGTCCGATTTACCAG GCAGGACAAGCTCAAGGTGCACATGAGGAAGCACACAGGTGAGAAGCCGTACCTGTGCCAGCAGTGCGGGGCGGCCTTTGCCCACAACTATGACCTGAAAAACCACATGCGTGTGCACACCGGCCTGCGGCCCTACCAGTGCGACAGCTGCTGCAAGACCTTTGTCCGCTCCGACCACCTGCACAGACACCTCAAGAAAGACGGCTGCAATGGTGTCCCCTCGCGCCGTGGCCGCAAGCCCCGTGTCCGGGGCGGGGGGCTTGGGGGACCTGACCCCAGCCCTGGGGCCACCGTGCCACCCAGCGCCCCAGCCCCACCTGGCTCCCCTGAGGCCCAGCGCAATGGCCAGGAGAAGCACTTTGAGGACGAGGACGAGATGGAGGTCAGCCCTGATGGCCTGAGCAGGTTGAATGTAGTGGGCgctggcagagggggtggcgacGGGGCCACTGAGACCCCTGCTGACGGCAGCTTCGCGGCCGGACTTGCctga
- the ZBTB7A gene encoding zinc finger and BTB domain-containing protein 7A isoform X2 — protein MAGGVDGPIGIPFPDHSSDILSGLNEQRTQGLLCDVVILVEGREFPTHRSVLAACSQYFKKLFTSGAVVDQQNVYEIDFVSAEALTALMDFAYTATLTVSTANVSDILSAARLLEIPAVSHVCADLLDRQILAADAGADAGQLDLVDQIDQRNLLRAKEYLEFYQSNPMNSLPPAAAAAAAAAASFPWSAFGASDDDLDATKEAVAAAVAAVAAGDCNGLDFYGPGPPAERPPAGDGDEGDSNPGLWPERDEDTPAGGLFPPPVAPPTAATQNGHYGRGGEEEVTSLSEAAPEPGDSPGFLSGTAEGEDGDGTEADGLAASTLLQQMMSSVGRAGSAAAGDSDEESRADDKGVVDYYLKYFSSAHDSDVYPAWSQKVEKKIRAKAFQKCPICEKVIQGAGKLPRHIRTHTGEKPYECNICKVRFTRQDKLKVHMRKHTGEKPYLCQQCGAAFAHNYDLKNHMRVHTGLRPYQCDSCCKTFVRSDHLHRHLKKDGCNGVPSRRGRKPRVRGGGLGGPDPSPGATVPPSAPAPPGSPEAQRNGQEKHFEDEDEMEVSPDGLSRLNVVGAGRGGGDGATETPADGSFAAGLA, from the exons ATGGCCGGCGGCGTGGACGGCCCCATTGGGATTCCGTTCCCCGACCACAGCAGTGACATTCTGAGTGGGCTCAACGAGCAGCGGACACAAGGCCTACTGTGCGACGTGGTGATCTTGGTTGAGGGCCGCGAGTTTCCTACACACCGCTCAGTGCTGGCAGCCTGCAGCCAGTACTTCAAGAAGCTGTTCACGTCGGGTGCCGTAGTGGACCAGCAGAACGTGTACGAGATTGACTTTGTCAGTGCTGAGGCACTCACAGCCCTCATGGACTTCGCCTATACGGCTACGCTGACTGTCAGCACAGCCAATGTGAGTGACATCCTCAGTGCCGCCCGCTTGTTGGAGATCCCTGCTGTAAGCCACGTCTGCGCCGACCTCCTCGACAGGCAGATCCTGGCGGCCGATGCAGGCGCCGACGCCGGGCAGCTGGACCTGGTAGATCAGATTGATCAGCGAAACCTCCTCCGCGCCAAGGAGTACCTTGAGTTCTACCAGAGTAACCCCATGAACAGCCTGCCACCTGCAGCCGCTGCTGCAGCTGCCGCTGCTGCCAGCTTCCCATGGTCTGCTTTTGGTGCATCTGATGATGACCTGGACGCCACCAAGGAAGCTGTGGCTGCTGCTGTGGCTGCCGTAGCCGCGGGCGACTGCAATGGCTTGGACTTCTATGGGCCTGGTCCCCCAGCTGAGCGGCCCCCAGCTGGGGATGGGGATGAGGGCGACAGCAACCCAGGTCTGTGGCCAGAACGGGACGAGGACACTCCTGCTGGGGGCCTCTTTCCACCCCCTGTAGCCCCGCCGACTGCTGCCACGCAGAATGGCCACTATGgccggggtggggaggaggaagtgACCTCACTGTCAGAAGCAGCCCCGGAGCCAGGAGACTCCCCTGGCTTCCTGTCGGGAACAGCTGAGGGTGAGGATGGCGATGGGACCGAAGCAGACGGGCTTGCGGCCAGCACGCTACTACAACAGATGATGTCGTCGGTAGGCCGGGCAGGGTCGGCTGCGGCGGGGGACAGTGACGAGGAGTCGAGGGCAGACGACAAAGGCGTTGTGGACTACTATCTGAAGTACTTCAGCAGTGCCCATGACAGTGACGTCTACCCAGCTTGGTCGCagaaggtggagaagaagatccGGGCCAAGGCCTTCCAGAAGTGTCCCATCTGTGAGAAGGTCATCCAGGGTGCTGGCAAGCTGCCACGGCACATCCGGACCCATACTGGTGAGAAGCCCTATGAATGCAACATCTGCAAGGTCCGATTTACCAG GCAGGACAAGCTCAAGGTGCACATGAGGAAGCACACAGGTGAGAAGCCGTACCTGTGCCAGCAGTGCGGGGCGGCCTTTGCCCACAACTATGACCTGAAAAACCACATGCGTGTGCACACCGGCCTGCGGCCCTACCAGTGCGACAGCTGCTGCAAGACCTTTGTCCGCTCCGACCACCTGCACAGACACCTCAAGAAAGACGGCTGCAATGGTGTCCCCTCGCGCCGTGGCCGCAAGCCCCGTGTCCGGGGCGGGGGGCTTGGGGGACCTGACCCCAGCCCTGGGGCCACCGTGCCACCCAGCGCCCCAGCCCCACCTGGCTCCCCTGAGGCCCAGCGCAATGGCCAGGAGAAGCACTTTGAGGACGAGGACGAGATGGAGGTCAGCCCTGATGGCCTGAGCAGGTTGAATGTAGTGGGCgctggcagagggggtggcgacGGGGCCACTGAGACCCCTGCTGACGGCAGCTTCGCGGCCGGACTTGCctga
- the PIAS4 gene encoding E3 SUMO-protein ligase PIAS4 isoform X2, producing MVMSFRVSDLQMLLGFVGRSKSGLKHELVTRALQLVQFDCSPELFKKIKELYETRYAKKSSEPISQPHRPLDPLTMHSTYDRASTVPRTPLTGPNIDYPVLYGKYLNGLGRLPAKTLKPEVRLVKLPFFNVLDELLKPTELVPQNNEKLQESPCIFALTPRQVELIRNSRELQPGVKAVQVVLRICYSDTSSPQEDQYPPNIAVKVNHSYCSVPGYYPSNKPGVEPKRPCRPINLTHLMYLSSATNRITVTWGNYGKSYSVALYLVRQLTSSELLQRLKTIGVKHPELCKALVKEKLRLDPDSEIATTGVRVSLICPLVKMRLSVPCRAETCAHLQCFDAVFYLQMNEKKPTWMCPVCDKPAPYDQLIIDGLLSKILSECEDADEIEYLVDGSWCPIRAEKERSCSPQCPILVLGTSDTNGLLSSPSINGGGGSMLGGSGGGGSTVGNIENGKPGADVVDLTLDSSSSSEEEEEEEDDEEDEDEDGPRPKRRCPFQKGLVSAC from the exons ATGGTGATGAGTTTTCGAGTCTCAGATCTTCAGATGCTCCTGGGTTTCGTCGGCCGGAGTAAGAGTGGACTTAAACACGAACTTGTCACCCGGGCCCTCCAGCTAGTCCAGTTTGACTGTAGCCCTGAGTTGTTCAAGAAGATCAAGGAGCTCTATGAAACACGCTATGCCAAGAAGAGCTCGGAGCCCATCTCCCAGCCTCACCGGCCCTTGGACCCCCTGACCATGCACTCAACCTACGACCGGGCCAGCACAGTGCCCAGGACTCCCCTCACAGGCCCCAACATTGACTACCCTGTGCTCTATGGCAAGTACTTAAATGGACTCGGACGGTTACCTGCTAAGACCCTCAAGCCAGAAGTGCGCCTGGTGAAGCTGCCCTTCTTTAACGTGCTAGATGAATTACTGAAACCTACCGAACTGG TTCCACAGAATAATGAGAAGCTTCAAGAGAGCCCATGCATCTTTGCGTTGACGCCCAGACAGGTGGAGCTGATCAGGAACTCCAG AGAACTGCAGCCTGGGGTCAAGGCCGTGCAGGTCGTCCTAAG AATCTGTTATTCAGATACCAGCAGCCCTCAGGAGGACCAGTACCCACCCAACATTGCTGTGAAGGTCAACCACAGCTACTGCTCAGTCCCG GGCTATTACCCCTCGAATAAACCTGGAGTGGAGCCCAAAAGGCCCTGTCGCCCTATCAACCTCACCCACCTCATGTACCTGTCGTCTGCCACCAACCGCATCACCGTGACCTGGGGGAACTACGGCAAG AGTTACTCGGTGGCCTTATATTTGGTGCGGCAACTGACCTCCTCAGAGCTGTTGCAGAGGTTGAAAACCATCGGGGTCAAGCATCCGGAGCTGTGCAAGGCACTGG TTAAAGAGAAGCTTCGCTTGGACCCCGACAGTGAGATCGCTACCACTGGTGTGCGGGTCTCCCTCATCTGCCCA ctGGTGAAAATGCGGCTGTCTGTGCCCTGCCGGGCAGAGACCTGCGCCCACCTGCAGTGCTTCGATGCTGTCTTCTACCTTCAGATGAATGAAAAGAAGCCTACCTGGATGTGCCCCGTGTGCGATAAACCAGCCCCCTACGACCAGCTCATCATAGATGG GCTCCTCTCCAAGATCCTGAGTGAGTGCGAGGATGCTGATGAAATTGAGTACCTGGTAGATGGCTCATGGTGCCCAATCCGCGCCGAGAAGGAGCGCAGCTGCAGCCCTCAGTGCCCCATCCTTGTGCTTG GCACTTCAGACACCAATGGGCTCCTATCCAGCCCCAGCAttaatggtggtggtggcagcatGCTTGGGGGCTCTGGAGGCGGGGGCAGCACAGTGGGCAACATTGAGAATGGGAAGCCAGGAGCTGATGTGGTGGACCTCACACTGGACagctcctcatcctcagaagaagaggaggaggaggaggacgatgAGGAGGATGAGGACGAGGATGGCCCCCGGCCCAAGCGCCGctgccccttccagaagggcCTGGTGTCGGCCTGCTGA